A window of the Pseudomonas furukawaii genome harbors these coding sequences:
- a CDS encoding DUF2025 family protein: MSITSADICNAADALLGFVGFNRKLGKYIVRFSEDAFGMDVPDDSITPASEFVWVARDDQVMTLSRECLQILRDQNVNDRLNLGETLQLYLRRTDLPEIQAQRRRL; this comes from the coding sequence ATGAGCATCACATCCGCCGACATCTGCAACGCCGCCGACGCCCTGCTGGGTTTCGTCGGTTTCAACCGCAAGCTGGGCAAGTACATCGTGCGCTTCAGCGAGGACGCCTTCGGCATGGACGTGCCGGATGACAGCATCACGCCCGCCAGCGAATTCGTCTGGGTGGCCAGGGATGACCAGGTGATGACCCTGAGCCGCGAGTGCCTGCAGATACTCAGGGACCAGAACGTCAACGACCGCCTCAACCTGGGCGAGACACTGCAGCTCTACCTGCGCCGCACGGACCTGCCGGAGATCCAGGCCCAGCGCCGGCGCCTCTGA
- a CDS encoding sensor domain-containing diguanylate cyclase — MRLLPDTFRNRLALLIGSLSLVVSLPYYLYIDRFYGAQLEADRGNALTGLAMSVATLLAENLRERQREIDLLARTPIYLDDDGRVDNRKLTAMLDRLKQSYAYYSWIGFADMRGIVRAASGDLLVGQDVSQRPWFQQGRQGSFVGDLHEAVLLAKLLPAEPGGGPLRFIDFAAPVQDADGRQIGVMASHAHWSWADAILGRIEPVRREHQDVELFILDARDRIIYPENAGVTLDNAFLARLSSQRWSEDGQYLAALRPVPELFPDTPLNWTVLVRQPLAGVRQDVDQLQRALLLFGAGAALVLLVLAWLGARRTSRPIEQLARLADRIRRGDESAKLDVHASTRELETLFQSISGMAETLLARKGELERANENLESKVAERTRQLEDANVQLESLARKDALTGVLNRLAANERLEEEFRRLQRTGSVYSVLLLDIDYFKRINDTHGHDVGDQALQFTALLIRASIRATDFLYRVGGEEFLVLLPATGQEDALGVAEKIRATVESTPAPVVNRITLSVGTAQARPSDRNAESVVKRADQGLYAAKGAGRNCIMACMD; from the coding sequence ATGCGCCTTCTCCCCGATACCTTCAGGAACCGCCTTGCCCTGCTCATCGGCAGCCTCAGCCTCGTCGTCAGCCTGCCCTACTACCTCTATATCGATCGGTTCTATGGCGCCCAGCTGGAGGCCGATCGCGGCAACGCCCTCACCGGGCTGGCCATGTCCGTGGCGACGCTGCTTGCGGAGAACCTGCGGGAGCGGCAACGGGAGATCGACCTGCTGGCGCGCACCCCCATCTACCTGGACGACGATGGCAGGGTGGACAACCGGAAGCTCACCGCCATGCTGGATCGCCTCAAGCAGTCCTACGCCTACTACTCCTGGATCGGTTTCGCCGACATGCGCGGCATAGTCCGCGCCGCCAGTGGCGACCTGCTGGTGGGGCAGGACGTGTCCCAGCGGCCGTGGTTCCAGCAAGGGCGCCAGGGCTCCTTCGTCGGCGACCTGCACGAGGCGGTGCTGCTGGCGAAACTGCTGCCGGCGGAACCGGGCGGCGGTCCGTTACGTTTCATCGATTTCGCCGCCCCGGTGCAGGATGCCGATGGCCGGCAGATCGGCGTGATGGCCTCCCACGCCCACTGGAGCTGGGCGGACGCCATCCTCGGCCGGATCGAGCCGGTGCGCCGGGAGCATCAGGACGTCGAGCTGTTCATCCTCGACGCCCGCGACCGCATCATCTACCCGGAGAACGCCGGCGTGACGCTGGATAATGCCTTCCTGGCGCGCCTGTCGAGCCAGCGCTGGAGCGAGGATGGCCAGTACCTGGCCGCCCTGCGTCCGGTGCCGGAGCTGTTTCCCGATACCCCGCTGAACTGGACGGTGCTGGTGCGCCAGCCCCTCGCGGGCGTGCGCCAGGATGTGGACCAGTTGCAGCGCGCGCTGTTGCTGTTCGGCGCCGGCGCCGCCCTGGTCCTGCTGGTCCTCGCCTGGCTCGGTGCGCGGCGCACCAGCCGGCCCATCGAACAACTGGCGCGCCTGGCGGATCGCATCCGCCGGGGGGACGAGAGCGCGAAGCTGGATGTCCATGCCAGCACCCGGGAGCTGGAGACACTGTTCCAGTCCATTTCCGGCATGGCCGAGACGCTCCTGGCGCGCAAGGGCGAACTGGAACGGGCCAATGAAAACCTGGAGTCCAAGGTGGCCGAGCGCACGCGGCAACTGGAGGACGCCAATGTCCAGCTGGAATCGCTGGCGCGCAAGGACGCCCTCACCGGGGTGCTCAACCGCCTGGCCGCCAATGAGCGGCTGGAGGAGGAGTTCCGCCGCCTGCAACGCACCGGCTCGGTCTATTCCGTGCTGCTGCTGGACATCGACTACTTCAAGCGCATCAACGACACCCATGGGCATGACGTGGGCGACCAGGCGCTGCAGTTCACCGCCCTGCTGATTCGCGCCAGCATCCGTGCCACGGACTTCCTCTACCGCGTCGGTGGCGAGGAGTTCCTCGTGCTCCTGCCCGCCACGGGCCAGGAGGATGCCCTGGGCGTGGCGGAGAAGATCCGTGCCACGGTGGAGTCCACGCCGGCGCCGGTGGTGAACCGCATCACCCTGAGCGTCGGCACCGCCCAGGCGAGGCCGTCCGACCGTAACGCCGAGAGCGTGGTGAAGCGCGCCGACCAGGGCCTCTACGCGGCCAAGGGAGCCGGGCGCAACTGCATCATGGCCTGCATGGACTGA
- a CDS encoding GlxA family transcriptional regulator, with product MTPLLEIDILLYPGAQLAAAHGLSDLFSVANRMAAEHPGAALPVLRTRHFGADAAGGISCQLDSHPGATGQPSVAILPPCLGPLPADEALAPFTAWLGQRHAAGATLSSVCAGAYLLARTGLLAGRVLTTHWSLARDLGERFPELTVDADKLVVDDGDIITAGGVMAWTDLGLALVDRLLGPTIAADTARFLVLDLTRHSQQYFRRFTPVLTHGDEAVLKVQRWLQRDARHVSLAAMAAEAGLGERTFLRRFQQATGLRPTEYCQQLRAAKARELLELTNRTVDQIAWDVGYQDPAAFRKVFTRMVGLSPMDYRKRFGPRGAGERSREVADGAALL from the coding sequence ATGACGCCCCTGCTGGAGATCGACATCCTCCTCTACCCCGGCGCCCAGCTGGCGGCCGCCCATGGCCTTTCGGACCTGTTCTCGGTGGCCAACCGCATGGCGGCCGAGCACCCGGGCGCGGCGTTGCCGGTGCTGCGCACGCGCCACTTCGGCGCCGACGCGGCCGGCGGCATCAGCTGCCAGCTGGACAGCCATCCCGGGGCCACGGGCCAACCCAGCGTGGCGATCCTGCCGCCCTGCCTCGGCCCCTTGCCGGCGGACGAGGCACTGGCGCCCTTCACCGCCTGGCTCGGCCAGCGCCATGCGGCAGGCGCAACCCTCAGCTCGGTCTGCGCCGGGGCCTACCTGCTGGCCCGCACCGGCCTGCTGGCCGGGCGTGTGCTCACCACCCACTGGAGCCTGGCCCGGGACCTGGGCGAGCGTTTTCCGGAGCTGACCGTGGACGCCGACAAGCTGGTGGTGGACGACGGCGACATCATCACCGCCGGCGGCGTGATGGCCTGGACGGACCTGGGGCTGGCCCTGGTGGACCGGCTGCTGGGGCCCACCATCGCAGCGGACACCGCACGCTTCCTGGTGCTGGACCTGACCCGCCACTCCCAGCAGTACTTCCGCCGCTTCACGCCCGTGCTGACCCACGGCGACGAGGCGGTGCTGAAGGTCCAGCGCTGGCTGCAACGGGACGCCCGCCACGTCAGCCTCGCCGCCATGGCCGCCGAGGCGGGGCTGGGCGAACGCACCTTCCTGCGGCGCTTCCAGCAGGCCACCGGCCTGCGCCCCACCGAGTACTGCCAGCAATTGCGCGCGGCCAAGGCTCGGGAGCTGCTGGAGCTGACCAATCGCACCGTGGACCAGATCGCCTGGGACGTCGGCTACCAGGACCCGGCGGCGTTCCGCAAGGTGTTCACCAGGATGGTCGGACTTTCGCCCATGGACTACCGCAAGCGCTTCGGGCCGCGCGGTGCCGGGGAAAGGAGCCGCGAGGTTGCCGACGGCGCGGCCCTCCTGTAG
- a CDS encoding cysteine hydrolase family protein codes for MSKQALVVVDIQNDYFPGGLWTLTGADAAADNAARLIADARRRGELVVHIRHEFPTQDAPFFRPGSEGAQLHPKVANLAEEPVVLKHYINSFRETELKAVLDRHGIERLTVVGNMSHMCVDGITRAAVDFGYPVTVIHDACATLDLEFNGTRVPAAQVHAAFMAALAFGYAQVVSTEQFLAGQAA; via the coding sequence ATGAGCAAACAGGCCCTGGTCGTCGTCGATATCCAGAACGATTACTTCCCCGGCGGTCTCTGGACCCTGACCGGTGCGGACGCGGCCGCCGACAACGCCGCGCGACTGATCGCCGACGCCCGCCGGCGCGGCGAACTGGTGGTGCATATCCGCCATGAATTCCCCACCCAGGACGCACCCTTCTTCCGTCCGGGTTCCGAGGGCGCGCAGCTCCATCCCAAGGTGGCCAACCTGGCCGAAGAACCCGTGGTGCTGAAGCACTACATCAACTCCTTCCGCGAAACCGAGCTGAAGGCGGTGCTGGATCGCCACGGCATCGAGCGGCTGACCGTCGTCGGCAACATGAGCCACATGTGCGTGGACGGCATCACCCGCGCGGCGGTGGACTTCGGCTACCCGGTCACCGTGATCCACGATGCCTGCGCCACCCTCGACCTGGAGTTCAACGGCACCCGCGTCCCGGCGGCCCAGGTCCACGCGGCGTTCATGGCCGCCCTGGCCTTCGGCTACGCCCAGGTGGTCTCCACCGAGCAGTTCCTGGCGGGCCAGGCGGCCTGA
- the hisN gene encoding histidinol-phosphatase — protein sequence MNDHTLPPEYLAFAEELADAAARVTLTYFRLPLEVENKEAERFDPVTLADKGAERAMRDLIAQRYPGHGVLGEEEENLKGEEPWTWVLDPVDGTRSFISGIPLWGTLIALNDGTRPALGVMDQPFTRERFIGDGASASLNGRPIRTRACRDLADATLMVTSPEHFLQPPYSDAFQRLSSQARLVRYSGDCYAYCMLALGLVDVVLDPGLKPYDIQALMPIIQGAGGVVTRWDGGDAQDGGDVIACGDPRLHAQLLELLR from the coding sequence ATGAACGACCACACCCTTCCGCCCGAGTACCTGGCGTTTGCCGAAGAACTGGCCGACGCCGCGGCGCGGGTGACCCTGACCTATTTCCGCCTGCCCCTGGAGGTGGAGAACAAGGAAGCGGAGCGCTTCGATCCCGTGACCCTCGCCGACAAGGGCGCCGAGCGGGCCATGCGCGACCTGATCGCCCAGCGTTATCCCGGGCACGGCGTGCTCGGCGAGGAAGAAGAGAACCTCAAGGGCGAGGAGCCCTGGACCTGGGTGCTGGATCCGGTGGACGGCACCCGCTCCTTCATCAGCGGCATTCCCCTCTGGGGCACCCTGATCGCCCTCAACGACGGCACCCGCCCGGCGCTGGGCGTGATGGACCAGCCCTTCACCCGCGAGCGCTTCATCGGCGATGGCGCCAGCGCCTCGCTCAACGGCCGTCCGATCAGGACCCGCGCCTGCCGCGACCTGGCCGACGCCACCCTGATGGTCACCAGCCCGGAGCATTTCCTCCAGCCGCCCTACAGCGACGCCTTCCAGCGCCTCTCCAGCCAGGCCCGCCTGGTGCGCTACAGCGGCGATTGCTACGCCTACTGCATGCTGGCCCTGGGGCTGGTGGACGTGGTGCTCGATCCGGGCCTCAAGCCCTATGACATCCAGGCCCTGATGCCCATCATCCAGGGCGCCGGCGGCGTCGTGACCCGCTGGGACGGCGGCGACGCGCAGGACGGTGGCGACGTCATCGCCTGTGGCGATCCGCGCCTGCATGCGCAACTGCTGGAGCTGCTGCGCTAG
- a CDS encoding nuclear transport factor 2 family protein, whose protein sequence is MSSEEAVRPPLPPFTRETALLKVRLAEDGWNSRDPEKVSLAYTLDTRWRNRAEFATSRAEAKAFLTRKWARELDYRLIKELWAFTDNRIAVRYAYEWRDDSGNWFRSYGNENWEFDENGLMANRYACINDMPIQESERKFRWPLGRRPDDHPGLSELGL, encoded by the coding sequence ATGTCCTCTGAAGAAGCCGTTCGCCCGCCACTTCCCCCGTTCACCCGTGAAACAGCCCTCCTGAAGGTTCGCCTGGCCGAGGATGGCTGGAACAGCCGCGACCCGGAAAAGGTCTCGCTGGCCTACACCCTGGACACCCGCTGGCGCAACCGTGCCGAGTTCGCCACGAGCCGCGCCGAGGCGAAGGCCTTCCTCACCCGGAAATGGGCCAGGGAACTGGACTACCGCCTGATCAAGGAGCTTTGGGCCTTTACCGACAACCGCATCGCCGTGCGCTACGCCTATGAGTGGCGCGACGATTCGGGCAACTGGTTCCGCTCCTATGGCAACGAGAACTGGGAGTTCGACGAGAACGGCCTGATGGCCAACCGCTACGCCTGCATCAACGACATGCCCATCCAGGAATCGGAGCGCAAGTTCCGCTGGCCCCTGGGCCGTCGTCCCGATGACCATCCGGGGCTTTCGGAGCTGGGGCTCTGA
- a CDS encoding TetR/AcrR family transcriptional regulator encodes MNSKSTSEVRERLLDTAEDLIYRTGISATGMDLLVKTSGVARKSIYTHFGTKDDLVEAVLRRRDERWMDWFRTEVRRAESPEAQLLALFTVLRQWFGSDGFRGCAFVNTAGETGDPDDPVRQVAREHKEKLLGFVREICLDFGADYPDALARQLLILIEGAINAAHLLGDPSYADDAQAMARALIRR; translated from the coding sequence ATGAACAGCAAATCAACCTCCGAAGTCCGCGAACGACTTCTCGATACCGCCGAAGACCTGATCTACCGCACGGGGATCAGCGCCACGGGCATGGACCTCCTGGTGAAGACCTCGGGCGTGGCGAGAAAGAGTATCTACACGCACTTCGGCACCAAGGACGACCTGGTCGAAGCGGTGCTGCGGCGGCGCGACGAACGCTGGATGGACTGGTTCAGGACGGAAGTTCGCCGGGCGGAATCACCCGAGGCGCAACTGCTCGCCCTGTTCACGGTGCTCCGGCAGTGGTTCGGCTCCGACGGCTTTCGCGGCTGCGCGTTCGTCAACACCGCCGGTGAGACGGGCGACCCCGACGATCCGGTCCGCCAGGTGGCCAGGGAGCACAAGGAGAAGCTGCTCGGCTTCGTGCGGGAGATTTGCCTCGATTTTGGCGCTGACTATCCGGATGCCCTGGCCAGGCAGCTGTTGATCCTGATAGAGGGCGCCATCAACGCCGCCCACCTCCTCGGTGATCCAAGCTACGCGGACGATGCGCAAGCCATGGCGCGGGCGCTCATCCGCCGGTAA
- a CDS encoding NADPH-dependent FMN reductase, whose amino-acid sequence MSLRFLGIAGSLRQKSTNRGLLRAVAAHLPDGVELDVAELSDIPFYNADITEKPAPVLRVLAQIGQADALVLACPEYNYSMAPALKNILDWASREPNNGLLAGKAVAILGSGGGMGTSRAQYHLRQSCVFLDLHPLNKPEVFANAFSGSFNEHGDLVDERLHGLITEQMQALAAWTRTLKG is encoded by the coding sequence ATGTCCCTGCGTTTCCTTGGCATCGCCGGCAGCCTGCGCCAGAAGTCCACCAACAGGGGGCTGCTGCGCGCAGTCGCCGCTCACCTGCCCGACGGGGTGGAACTGGACGTGGCCGAGCTGTCGGATATCCCCTTCTACAACGCCGACATCACCGAGAAGCCCGCCCCGGTACTGCGGGTCCTGGCGCAGATCGGCCAGGCCGATGCCCTGGTGCTGGCCTGCCCGGAGTACAACTACTCCATGGCGCCGGCCCTGAAGAACATCCTCGACTGGGCCTCGCGGGAGCCGAACAACGGTCTGCTGGCCGGCAAGGCGGTGGCCATCCTCGGCTCCGGTGGCGGCATGGGCACCTCCCGTGCGCAGTACCACCTGCGCCAGTCCTGCGTCTTCCTCGACCTCCATCCGCTGAACAAGCCGGAGGTCTTCGCCAACGCCTTTTCCGGCAGCTTCAACGAGCACGGCGACCTGGTGGACGAGCGGTTGCACGGGCTGATCACCGAGCAGATGCAGGCGCTGGCCGCCTGGACCCGCACGCTGAAAGGCTGA
- a CDS encoding DNA-binding protein, which yields MSITDRALLLIGMASLTDLAKAGDTNYPRWVSIKRGKARVGAEEVEILGKLYPQYRWWLSTGEVMPEIGQTSPLHDSAN from the coding sequence ATGTCGATAACCGATAGAGCATTGCTATTGATCGGAATGGCCAGCCTGACGGATCTCGCAAAGGCTGGCGATACGAACTACCCGCGCTGGGTAAGCATCAAGCGTGGAAAGGCTCGAGTTGGTGCAGAGGAAGTCGAGATCCTCGGAAAGCTCTACCCCCAATACCGCTGGTGGCTAAGCACCGGAGAAGTGATGCCAGAAATTGGGCAAACGAGTCCATTGCACGATTCGGCCAACTGA
- a CDS encoding type II toxin-antitoxin system RelE/ParE family toxin: MKYSGPTSVPCNGFASGLTCSLAPQPDPVGHRVSGSRKVRVASGGSSVIYYHFTSALQIALLLIYPKNEKDDLSADERKVLKQIIERWR, encoded by the coding sequence ATGAAATATTCTGGGCCCACATCCGTACCCTGCAACGGGTTTGCCAGTGGATTGACGTGCAGCCTCGCGCCACAGCCTGATCCGGTCGGACACCGCGTGTCCGGCTCGCGCAAGGTCCGCGTCGCCTCGGGCGGGTCCAGCGTCATCTACTACCACTTCACTTCGGCTTTGCAGATTGCACTGCTGCTGATCTACCCGAAGAACGAGAAGGATGATCTGTCGGCCGATGAGCGAAAGGTGCTCAAGCAAATCATTGAGCGGTGGAGGTAA
- a CDS encoding LysR family transcriptional regulator — translation MDFRLLRYFVAVAEELHLARAAERLGIEQSPVSRAMRDLESQLGVQLFDRSTRLTRLTWAGQVFLGECRRVQATVEQAVKSAKAAAQGYQGHLRIAICDSLAQPRIATLLARSREDEPELEIRVFELPFVQQLKMLHNDLLDIGFALSNAVHDGLVAEPVWTDPLSVIVPARHPLLAHVQVPLAEALKFPLVLCHPESGSGCRHQIQAMLQDAGTPLKLVDEVTSLGVMLTLVGAGYGIGFAIASQVQTLQRPDISIRPLTGTPPMLSTYLLRRRGEPSEPMKRFLARVKDEASPVDDKPVR, via the coding sequence TTGGATTTCAGATTGCTGCGTTACTTCGTCGCAGTTGCGGAAGAACTGCATCTGGCCCGTGCAGCCGAGCGTCTGGGCATCGAGCAATCGCCTGTGTCGCGTGCGATGCGCGACCTGGAAAGCCAGCTCGGTGTACAGTTGTTCGACCGCAGCACACGCCTGACGCGGCTGACCTGGGCCGGCCAGGTGTTCCTCGGCGAATGCCGGCGCGTGCAGGCTACCGTGGAGCAGGCAGTCAAGAGCGCCAAGGCCGCGGCGCAGGGCTACCAAGGCCATCTGCGCATCGCCATCTGCGACAGCCTGGCGCAGCCCCGCATCGCTACCTTGCTGGCACGCAGCCGCGAGGATGAACCCGAGCTGGAGATTCGCGTCTTCGAGTTGCCGTTCGTGCAGCAGCTCAAGATGCTGCACAACGATCTGCTGGACATCGGCTTTGCGTTGTCGAACGCGGTGCATGATGGGCTCGTCGCCGAGCCGGTGTGGACCGATCCGCTGTCGGTGATCGTGCCCGCACGCCATCCCTTGCTGGCACACGTCCAGGTGCCGCTGGCCGAAGCCTTGAAGTTCCCGCTGGTTCTGTGCCATCCCGAATCGGGATCGGGCTGCCGCCATCAGATTCAAGCGATGCTGCAGGACGCAGGCACGCCGCTCAAGCTGGTCGATGAAGTGACCAGCCTGGGCGTGATGCTGACCCTGGTCGGCGCCGGCTACGGCATCGGCTTCGCCATCGCCTCGCAGGTGCAGACGCTACAGCGCCCGGACATCTCCATTCGTCCCCTGACCGGCACCCCACCGATGCTCTCTACCTACCTGCTGCGCCGCCGGGGCGAACCCTCGGAGCCCATGAAGCGGTTCCTCGCGCGAGTGAAAGACGAGGCCTCACCGGTCGATGATAAGCCGGTTCGTTGA
- a CDS encoding ExbD/TolR family protein, giving the protein MYFSSESGVHSSGFRELHERFPAAMPVTEACQSPPSDLLSWPRGASVQASPVIPSVLPYRKIARLSLLCCLSGVKSIKPDSATLSITADRSVFWKDERMSDEQFAQWLHASAPRHPQPKDFMRGDRQAGLPARRPGDGGCAEVRAC; this is encoded by the coding sequence ATGTACTTCTCCTCAGAAAGTGGAGTCCATTCCTCTGGCTTTAGGGAACTGCATGAGCGCTTCCCGGCGGCGATGCCGGTCACAGAGGCTTGCCAGTCGCCGCCATCCGACCTTCTGTCGTGGCCACGGGGGGCGAGTGTCCAAGCAAGTCCGGTTATCCCGTCGGTGTTGCCTTATCGGAAAATTGCCAGATTGTCATTATTGTGTTGTCTGAGTGGAGTGAAGTCGATCAAGCCCGACTCGGCGACCCTGTCCATCACTGCCGACCGCAGCGTGTTCTGGAAAGACGAACGCATGAGCGACGAGCAGTTCGCGCAGTGGCTGCATGCTTCGGCGCCGCGTCATCCGCAGCCCAAGGACTTCATGCGCGGAGACCGCCAAGCGGGCCTACCGGCGCGTCGCCCAGGTGATGGCGGCTGCGCAGAAGTCCGGGCGTGTTAG